Proteins co-encoded in one Streptomyces roseochromogenus subsp. oscitans DS 12.976 genomic window:
- a CDS encoding ATP-binding protein, with amino-acid sequence MAMEPRQPITEQRTLIERRRELQVLEAAFRELRRTADGAPRTRHRGLLAFSGSAGLGKTALITEARDRAAAYGLAVLSGRGGETEQGSAFRVVRQLVQPSLARMDGAELRTFLGTWYDILAAVLGLEARGPAPAPDPTGVREGLDWVMTRLTVKKAPVVLLLDDLHWADAESLSWLASFASRVDDLPLLIVVAYRPEELPAETGELRTLLGGDRPHDLAHLTADGVARIVRNEIGEQAEDQFCKECWSATDGSPFEAVELAIGLAERKLSGTKDDLPTMRELAAAIKGPGLIERLERLDTATIRFAQTAAVLGSPFSPQLAATIAVLGDEAVAEATQALRAARILADGHGPEGELEFLHPLIATTIYRSIRTGFRVGLHNTAAQTVLAAGYGPTAAARHLLEVPCEGSPETVACLREAAREYLRAGATEAAGRLLTRALQEPPLPEDRAALLHELGCATFLIEPTATVRHLRQALEEPDVDPDLRASIVYRLTTALAHTDQLAEAVAVAAEEARQATNPRVKLRLQADQFVWSMVRTDDPDSPARSRTLARLAEQLPGRSLEERYILGLRAWDAAKRGEPRQTALTYAEKALRGGMSWTDENRGFEVPLSVALVFMYGDQPRRAEELFEEGIAECAGKGWHGSHLAFGQTIAGYVRYRRGCLAEAEDLVREGLRIADKMEGVVAAQLFGVSILIQTLLARGRVTEARALADEHHFGDVIPNAVIYPDPRTVYAELLLEEGRHAEAASLLSSVGDWLDKRAWRNPAWCPWQLHLASALARSAPDEAVGHAQDAVKRARDFGAASTIGQALCTLAEVTSGPAALGLYAEAVDHLEQSPAAYELARAQVGHGAALSHDGRLQEAADRLYQGLEGAVHCGAEALAARARAELSAAGMRPLPLRYAQADTLTTQERRTAELTVQGQSVEVIAKELHLTEQGVRQLLASVYRKIGTDAAGLARSLESLPHRHYGH; translated from the coding sequence ATGGCGATGGAGCCGCGGCAACCGATCACAGAGCAACGGACGTTGATCGAGCGCCGACGGGAACTTCAGGTCCTTGAGGCCGCTTTCCGAGAGCTACGACGCACCGCGGACGGCGCCCCGCGAACAAGGCACAGGGGGCTGCTCGCCTTCAGCGGTTCGGCCGGACTGGGCAAGACGGCGCTGATCACGGAAGCACGTGACCGGGCTGCCGCGTACGGATTGGCCGTGCTTTCGGGCAGGGGCGGGGAGACGGAGCAGGGGTCGGCGTTCCGCGTGGTACGCCAACTGGTGCAGCCCTCGTTGGCAAGGATGGACGGGGCGGAACTCCGCACCTTCCTGGGTACTTGGTACGACATCTTGGCCGCCGTTCTCGGCCTCGAAGCGAGAGGCCCCGCCCCCGCACCGGACCCGACCGGGGTCCGCGAGGGTCTCGACTGGGTCATGACGCGGCTCACGGTGAAGAAGGCACCCGTCGTGCTGCTCCTGGACGACCTGCACTGGGCGGACGCCGAGTCGCTGAGCTGGCTCGCTTCCTTCGCATCACGGGTCGATGACCTTCCCCTGCTGATCGTGGTCGCCTACCGGCCTGAGGAGCTGCCGGCCGAAACGGGCGAACTCCGCACACTCCTCGGCGGGGACCGCCCCCACGACCTGGCGCACCTTACCGCCGACGGTGTGGCGCGGATCGTCAGGAATGAGATCGGGGAGCAAGCTGAGGACCAGTTCTGCAAGGAATGCTGGTCGGCCACCGACGGAAGCCCCTTCGAAGCGGTGGAGCTCGCGATCGGACTCGCCGAGCGGAAACTGAGCGGCACCAAGGACGACCTGCCCACGATGCGTGAGCTCGCCGCGGCGATCAAAGGCCCGGGACTGATCGAGCGGCTGGAACGGCTCGACACGGCGACCATCCGCTTCGCACAGACCGCCGCCGTACTGGGTTCGCCCTTCTCACCTCAGCTCGCCGCGACCATCGCGGTGCTCGGCGACGAGGCCGTCGCCGAGGCGACCCAGGCGTTGCGCGCGGCCCGGATCCTGGCCGACGGCCACGGCCCCGAGGGCGAGCTGGAGTTCCTTCACCCACTGATCGCCACGACGATCTACCGTTCCATCCGCACGGGCTTCCGGGTCGGTCTGCACAACACGGCCGCGCAGACCGTGCTGGCCGCGGGATACGGCCCCACCGCCGCCGCCCGGCATCTGCTGGAGGTCCCGTGCGAGGGCAGCCCCGAGACGGTCGCCTGTCTGCGTGAGGCGGCTCGCGAGTACCTTCGCGCCGGGGCGACCGAGGCCGCCGGGCGCCTGCTGACCCGCGCCCTGCAGGAGCCGCCCCTGCCCGAGGACCGTGCCGCGCTCCTTCACGAACTCGGGTGCGCCACGTTCCTGATCGAGCCCACGGCCACGGTGAGGCATCTCCGCCAGGCTCTGGAGGAGCCCGACGTCGACCCCGATCTCCGCGCCTCCATCGTCTATCGGCTGACGACGGCGCTGGCCCACACCGATCAGCTGGCCGAGGCGGTGGCCGTGGCCGCCGAGGAGGCGAGGCAGGCCACGAACCCGCGCGTCAAACTGCGCCTGCAGGCCGATCAGTTCGTCTGGAGCATGGTCCGCACCGACGATCCCGACTCACCCGCCCGCTCCCGGACACTGGCACGTCTGGCCGAGCAGTTGCCCGGTCGCAGCCTGGAGGAGCGCTACATCCTGGGACTGCGAGCCTGGGATGCCGCAAAACGGGGCGAACCACGGCAGACCGCCCTCACCTATGCCGAGAAAGCCTTGCGCGGCGGCATGAGCTGGACCGACGAGAACCGGGGCTTCGAGGTACCGCTTTCGGTGGCCCTGGTGTTCATGTACGGCGACCAGCCGCGACGGGCTGAGGAGTTGTTCGAGGAGGGGATCGCCGAGTGCGCGGGCAAAGGCTGGCACGGCTCTCATCTGGCATTCGGCCAGACCATCGCCGGCTACGTCCGCTACCGCCGCGGCTGTCTTGCCGAAGCCGAAGACCTGGTACGGGAAGGTCTGCGCATCGCCGACAAGATGGAAGGGGTCGTGGCCGCCCAGTTGTTCGGTGTCAGCATTCTCATCCAGACCCTGCTCGCCCGAGGGCGCGTCACCGAAGCGCGCGCGCTCGCCGACGAGCACCACTTCGGTGACGTGATCCCGAACGCCGTCATCTATCCCGACCCACGCACCGTGTACGCGGAACTGCTCCTGGAGGAGGGACGGCATGCCGAAGCGGCATCGCTGCTGTCCTCGGTGGGAGACTGGCTGGACAAACGGGCCTGGCGGAACCCGGCATGGTGTCCATGGCAGCTGCATCTCGCCTCCGCGCTGGCCCGCTCCGCTCCGGACGAGGCAGTCGGCCACGCCCAGGACGCCGTGAAGCGCGCCCGGGACTTCGGCGCCGCCTCCACCATCGGCCAGGCCCTGTGCACTCTCGCCGAGGTGACCAGCGGGCCGGCGGCACTCGGCCTGTACGCGGAGGCCGTCGACCACCTGGAGCAGTCGCCCGCCGCGTACGAACTCGCCCGCGCCCAGGTCGGCCACGGCGCGGCACTGTCCCACGACGGGCGGCTGCAAGAGGCTGCCGATCGGCTCTACCAGGGACTGGAAGGAGCCGTCCACTGCGGAGCCGAGGCACTCGCCGCCCGGGCCAGGGCGGAACTCTCAGCGGCCGGAATGCGTCCGCTGCCCCTGCGGTATGCGCAGGCGGACACGCTGACCACTCAGGAACGCCGTACCGCCGAACTGACCGTACAGGGGCAGTCCGTGGAAGTGATCGCCAAGGAACTGCACCTCACCGAGCAGGGCGTGCGGCAGTTGCTTGCCAGCGTCTACCGCAAGATAGGCACCGACGCAGCCGGTCTCGCGAGGTCCCTGGAGAGTCTTCCGCACCGCCACTACGGCCACTGA
- a CDS encoding phytoene desaturase family protein: MPANAHTRTYDAVIVGGGHNGLVAAAYLARAGRSVLVLERLDHTGGAAVSTRPFAGVDARLSRYSYLVSLLPQKIVRDLALDFRVRARTVSSYTPAERDGRPTGLLVGGGEQRTREAFARLTGGEREYAAWQRFYGRTAHVAERVFPTLTEPLPSRDELRRRIDDETAWRALFEEPIGVAVEENFADDLVRGVVLTDALIGTFADAHDPSLVQNRCFLYHVIGGGTGAWDVPVGGMGALTDALAAAARSAGAVIATGHEAVRIATDGQTAEVTYRTADGEGVAAARHVLVNASPQELAVLTGDPSPEPAEGAQLKVNMLLTRLPKLRDPAVDPREAFAGTFHIAEGYRQLATAHAQAAAGELPATPPSEIYCHSLTDPTILGPDLAARGYQTLTLFGLHTPARLFDRDNDTVREELLKATLAQLDAHLAEPLADCLATDADGRPCIEAKTPLDLERDLRLPGGNIFHRALSWPYAQQDTGRWGVETRHPNVLLCGAGAVRGGGVSGVPGHNAAMAVLETTA, translated from the coding sequence ATGCCTGCCAACGCGCACACCCGCACCTACGACGCCGTCATCGTCGGCGGCGGACACAACGGCCTGGTCGCCGCCGCCTACCTGGCCCGGGCGGGCCGCTCGGTGCTGGTGCTGGAACGGCTGGACCACACCGGCGGCGCCGCCGTCTCCACCCGCCCGTTCGCCGGCGTCGACGCCCGGCTGTCGCGCTACTCCTACCTGGTCAGCCTGCTGCCACAGAAGATCGTCCGCGACCTCGCGCTGGACTTCCGGGTCCGCGCCCGCACGGTCTCGTCGTACACCCCCGCCGAGCGTGACGGCCGGCCCACCGGACTCCTCGTCGGCGGTGGCGAGCAGCGCACCCGGGAGGCCTTCGCCCGGCTGACCGGCGGCGAGCGCGAGTACGCGGCCTGGCAGCGCTTCTACGGCCGGACAGCGCACGTCGCCGAGCGGGTCTTCCCGACCCTCACCGAGCCCCTGCCCAGCCGCGACGAACTGCGCCGCCGCATCGACGACGAGACCGCCTGGCGGGCCCTGTTCGAGGAGCCCATCGGCGTCGCCGTGGAGGAGAACTTCGCCGATGACCTGGTCCGGGGCGTGGTCCTCACCGACGCCCTCATCGGCACCTTCGCCGACGCCCACGATCCTTCGCTCGTCCAGAACCGCTGCTTCCTCTACCACGTCATCGGCGGCGGTACCGGCGCCTGGGACGTGCCCGTCGGCGGCATGGGCGCCCTCACCGACGCGCTGGCCGCCGCGGCCCGTTCGGCGGGCGCGGTCATCGCGACCGGGCACGAGGCGGTCCGGATCGCCACCGACGGACAGACCGCCGAGGTCACCTATCGCACGGCCGACGGCGAGGGCGTCGCCGCCGCCCGGCACGTCCTCGTGAACGCCTCCCCGCAGGAGCTGGCCGTCCTGACGGGGGATCCGTCACCCGAGCCCGCCGAGGGCGCCCAGCTCAAGGTCAACATGCTGCTCACCCGGCTGCCGAAGCTGCGCGACCCGGCCGTCGACCCGCGGGAAGCCTTCGCCGGCACCTTCCACATCGCCGAGGGCTACCGGCAGCTCGCCACCGCCCACGCCCAGGCGGCCGCCGGTGAACTCCCCGCCACGCCGCCCTCGGAGATCTACTGCCACTCCCTGACCGACCCCACCATCCTCGGCCCCGACCTCGCCGCGCGCGGCTACCAGACGCTCACGCTGTTCGGACTGCACACTCCGGCCCGGCTCTTCGACCGGGACAACGACACCGTACGCGAGGAGCTGTTGAAGGCCACCCTCGCCCAACTCGACGCCCACCTCGCCGAACCCCTCGCCGACTGCCTGGCCACCGACGCCGACGGCCGCCCCTGCATCGAGGCGAAGACCCCGCTCGACCTGGAACGGGACCTGCGGCTGCCCGGCGGCAACATCTTCCACCGCGCCCTGTCCTGGCCCTACGCCCAGCAGGACACGGGCCGTTGGGGAGTGGAGACCCGGCACCCGAACGTCCTGCTGTGCGGCGCCGGCGCGGTGCGCGGGGGAGGGGTGAGCGGGGTGCCGGGGCACAACGCGGCGATGGCGGTGCTGGAGACGACTGCATGA
- a CDS encoding serine/threonine-protein kinase, whose protein sequence is MGENRLIQGRYRLLDLLGRGGMGEVWRARDESLGRHVAVKCLKPLGPYRDPSLTRVLRERFRREARVAAALSHRGVTVVHDFGESDGILFLVMELLEGRDLSRLLEDNKGHPLPVDDVLDIAAQIAAALAYTHQQGVVHRDLKPANILRTADGTVKICDFGIARLGHDIGFTTRLTGTGVALGTPHYMSPEQIVGGEVDQRSDLYSLGCVLYEIATGAPPFDLEDAWAVLIGHRDTPPRPPRERRPELPRHLDEIILGLLAKDPGERPCDAGVLARRIGRGHATPFSSKAVQMPDARGGTHLPSWTRDMTTGHKALAAGLGALPPDAGAALSCRWLAAPPRGAGLHRYAAPPRGATGCDGPADAPRPAPALPAERLALAARHREGVRLAGLGRWAEAGEAHRAVAAERAALLGPDHPETLASRYETAFALVRAGRVAEALAAYTSLAEARARVLGADHPDTLAARQ, encoded by the coding sequence ATGGGGGAGAACAGGCTGATTCAGGGCCGGTACCGGCTGCTCGACCTGCTCGGGCGGGGCGGCATGGGCGAGGTCTGGCGGGCCCGGGACGAGTCCCTGGGCCGGCACGTCGCGGTGAAGTGCCTCAAGCCGCTCGGTCCGTACCGCGATCCGTCCCTCACCCGCGTCCTGCGGGAGCGGTTCCGCCGCGAGGCCCGGGTGGCCGCCGCCCTCTCGCACCGCGGCGTGACCGTCGTGCACGACTTCGGCGAGTCCGACGGGATCCTCTTCCTGGTGATGGAGCTGCTGGAGGGCCGCGACCTGAGCCGGCTGCTGGAGGACAACAAGGGACACCCGCTGCCCGTCGACGATGTGCTGGACATCGCCGCCCAGATCGCCGCCGCCCTCGCCTACACCCATCAACAGGGCGTGGTCCACCGCGACTTGAAACCGGCCAACATCCTGCGGACGGCCGACGGCACCGTGAAGATCTGCGACTTCGGCATAGCCCGCCTCGGCCACGACATCGGCTTCACCACCCGGCTGACCGGTACCGGCGTGGCCCTCGGCACCCCGCACTACATGTCCCCGGAACAGATCGTCGGCGGCGAAGTCGACCAGCGCAGCGACCTGTACTCGCTGGGCTGCGTGCTGTACGAAATCGCCACCGGCGCACCGCCGTTCGACCTGGAGGACGCCTGGGCGGTCCTCATCGGCCACCGCGACACCCCGCCCCGGCCCCCTCGTGAACGACGCCCGGAACTGCCCCGTCACCTCGACGAGATCATCCTCGGCCTGCTGGCCAAAGATCCCGGGGAACGGCCCTGCGACGCGGGTGTGTTGGCCCGGCGGATCGGGCGAGGACACGCAACGCCCTTCTCCAGCAAGGCCGTTCAGATGCCGGACGCGCGAGGCGGAACCCACCTGCCGTCCTGGACCCGCGACATGACCACCGGCCACAAGGCGCTCGCCGCCGGACTGGGCGCGCTCCCCCCGGACGCGGGGGCGGCACTGTCGTGCCGGTGGCTCGCAGCGCCCCCAAGGGGCGCGGGGCTCCATCGATATGCGGCTCCGCCTCGGGGCGCGACCGGCTGCGACGGACCCGCAGACGCTCCACGGCCCGCACCGGCACTTCCTGCGGAGCGCTTGGCTCTCGCCGCCCGGCACCGCGAGGGCGTCAGGCTGGCCGGGCTCGGCCGGTGGGCCGAGGCGGGCGAGGCGCACCGGGCCGTGGCCGCCGAGCGGGCCGCGCTGCTCGGCCCCGACCATCCCGAGACCCTGGCGAGCCGCTACGAGACCGCCTTCGCCCTCGTCCGCGCCGGCCGCGTCGCCGAGGCGCTGGCCGCCTACACGAGCCTCGCCGAGGCCAGAGCGCGCGTGCTCGGCGCCGACCATCCCGACACCCTCGCCGCCCGCCAGG
- a CDS encoding acyl-CoA synthetase, giving the protein MSTPPAGFWAQAAQHPDRTVLVAPDGEEWTAGRLHGAANRLVHGLRAAGLERGDAFAVVLPNGVEFVTAYLAATQAGLYLVPVNHHLVGPEIAWIVADSGAKVLIAHERFTDAARAAADEAGLPATHRYAVGAVDGFRPYAGLLDGQPESPPTGRELGWVMNYTSGTTGRPRGIRRPLPGKAPEEAYLGGFLGIFGIKPFDDNVHLVCSPLYHTAVLQFAGASLHIGHRLVLMDKWTPGEMLRRIDAHRCTHTHMVPTQFHRLLALPDEVKARYDVSSMRHAIHGAAPCPDHVKRAMIDWWGHCVEEYYAASEGGGAFATAEDWLKKPGTVGKAWPISELAVFDDDGNRLPPGELGTVYMKMSTGGFSYHKDDAKTRKNRIGDFFTVGDLGFLDEDGYLFLRDRKIDMIISGGVNIYPAEIESVLLSHPAVADAAAFGIPHDDWGEEVKAVVEPAPGHDPGPALAAALLDHCASQLAGYKRPKSVDFITEMPRDPNGKLYKRRLREPYWEGRTRAV; this is encoded by the coding sequence GTGAGCACACCCCCCGCCGGATTCTGGGCCCAGGCCGCCCAGCACCCCGACCGCACGGTCCTCGTCGCCCCCGACGGCGAGGAGTGGACCGCCGGACGACTGCACGGCGCCGCCAACCGGCTCGTCCACGGGCTGCGCGCGGCCGGCCTGGAGCGCGGCGACGCCTTCGCCGTCGTCCTGCCCAACGGCGTCGAGTTCGTCACCGCCTACCTGGCCGCCACCCAGGCCGGCCTCTATCTGGTCCCGGTCAACCACCACCTCGTCGGACCCGAGATCGCCTGGATCGTCGCCGACTCCGGCGCCAAGGTGCTCATCGCCCACGAGCGGTTCACCGACGCCGCCCGCGCCGCCGCCGACGAGGCGGGCCTGCCCGCCACCCACCGGTACGCGGTCGGCGCGGTCGACGGCTTCCGGCCGTACGCCGGGCTCCTCGACGGACAACCGGAGTCGCCGCCCACCGGCCGCGAACTCGGCTGGGTCATGAACTACACCTCCGGTACGACGGGACGCCCGCGCGGCATCCGCCGCCCGCTGCCCGGCAAGGCGCCCGAGGAGGCCTACCTGGGCGGGTTCCTCGGCATCTTCGGCATCAAGCCGTTCGACGACAACGTCCACCTGGTCTGCTCGCCGCTCTACCACACGGCCGTCCTGCAGTTCGCGGGCGCGTCCTTGCACATCGGCCACCGGCTGGTGCTGATGGACAAGTGGACCCCCGGGGAGATGCTCCGCCGCATCGACGCCCACCGGTGCACCCACACCCATATGGTCCCCACCCAGTTCCACCGCCTGCTGGCCCTCCCGGACGAGGTGAAGGCCCGCTACGACGTCTCGTCCATGCGGCACGCCATCCACGGCGCCGCCCCCTGCCCCGACCACGTCAAACGCGCCATGATCGACTGGTGGGGGCACTGTGTGGAGGAGTACTACGCGGCCAGCGAGGGCGGCGGCGCCTTCGCCACCGCCGAGGACTGGCTGAAGAAGCCCGGCACGGTCGGCAAGGCCTGGCCCATCAGCGAACTCGCGGTCTTCGACGACGACGGCAACCGGCTCCCGCCCGGCGAACTCGGCACCGTCTACATGAAGATGAGTACCGGCGGCTTCTCTTACCACAAGGACGACGCCAAGACCCGCAAGAACCGCATCGGCGACTTCTTCACCGTCGGCGACCTCGGCTTCCTGGACGAGGACGGCTATCTCTTCCTCCGCGACCGCAAGATCGACATGATCATCTCCGGCGGGGTCAACATCTACCCGGCCGAGATCGAGTCCGTGCTGCTCTCCCACCCGGCCGTCGCCGACGCGGCCGCCTTCGGCATCCCGCACGACGACTGGGGCGAGGAGGTCAAGGCCGTGGTCGAACCCGCGCCCGGCCACGACCCCGGCCCGGCCCTCGCCGCCGCCCTGCTCGACCACTGCGCGAGCCAACTCGCCGGCTACAAGCGGCCCAAGAGCGTCGACTTCATCACCGAGATGCCCCGCGACCCCAACGGCAAGCTGTACAAACGGCGGTTGCGGGAGCCGTATTGGGAGGGGCGGACTCGGGCGGTGTGA
- a CDS encoding NAD(P)H-dependent flavin oxidoreductase yields the protein MQTELSRTLGVEHAVFGFTPFPAVAAAISRAGGFGVLGAVRYTAPDDLKRDLDWIEAHAGDRPYGLDVVMPAKKVEGVSEADVEAMIPEGHRQFVRDTLAEHGVPELAEGEASGWRITGWMEQVARTQLDVAFDYPIRLLANALGSPPSDVVARAHDRGVLVAALAGSARHARKHQEAGIDIVVAQGYEAGGHTGEIATMVLTPEVVEAVDPLPVLAAGGIGSGQQVAAALTLGAQGVWLGSVWLTTTEADLHSPALTRKLLAAGSGDTVRSRALTGKPARQLRTEWTDAWDDAAGPGTLPMPLQGLLVAEAVSRIQKYEVEPLLGTPVGQIVGRMNSERSVQAVFDDLTRGFERAVDRINRIAGRSGQS from the coding sequence ATGCAGACGGAGCTGAGCAGGACACTGGGAGTCGAGCACGCCGTCTTCGGCTTCACGCCGTTCCCCGCCGTCGCCGCGGCCATCAGCCGGGCCGGCGGCTTCGGAGTCCTCGGCGCGGTCCGCTACACCGCCCCCGACGACCTCAAACGCGACCTCGACTGGATCGAGGCCCACGCCGGCGACCGGCCTTACGGCCTGGACGTGGTGATGCCCGCGAAGAAGGTGGAGGGCGTCTCCGAGGCGGACGTCGAGGCGATGATCCCGGAAGGGCACCGTCAGTTCGTACGGGACACCCTCGCCGAACACGGGGTGCCGGAGCTGGCCGAGGGCGAGGCGTCCGGGTGGCGTATCACCGGCTGGATGGAGCAGGTCGCCCGCACCCAGCTCGACGTCGCCTTCGACTATCCGATCCGGCTCCTCGCCAACGCCCTCGGCTCTCCGCCCTCCGACGTCGTCGCCCGCGCACATGATCGGGGGGTGCTGGTCGCGGCTCTCGCGGGCAGCGCCCGGCACGCCCGCAAACACCAGGAGGCGGGCATCGACATCGTGGTCGCCCAGGGCTACGAGGCCGGCGGCCACACCGGCGAGATCGCCACCATGGTGCTCACGCCGGAGGTGGTGGAGGCCGTCGATCCGCTGCCGGTACTGGCGGCGGGCGGCATCGGCAGCGGCCAGCAGGTGGCGGCCGCCCTCACACTCGGCGCGCAAGGTGTGTGGCTCGGCTCTGTATGGCTGACCACCACAGAGGCCGACCTGCACTCACCCGCCCTGACCCGCAAACTCCTCGCCGCCGGGTCCGGTGACACCGTCCGCTCCCGTGCCCTCACGGGCAAGCCCGCACGCCAGCTCCGTACCGAGTGGACCGACGCCTGGGACGACGCGGCCGGGCCGGGCACCCTGCCCATGCCGCTGCAGGGCCTGCTGGTGGCCGAGGCGGTCTCCCGCATCCAGAAGTACGAGGTCGAACCCCTGCTCGGCACCCCGGTCGGGCAGATCGTCGGCCGGATGAACAGCGAACGCAGCGTCCAGGCCGTCTTCGACGACCTCACCCGCGGCTTCGAACGAGCCGTGGACCGCATCAACCGCATCGCCGGAAGGAGCGGCCAGTCGTGA
- a CDS encoding tetratricopeptide repeat protein — protein sequence GCAPWGPDHPDTLRCRHNLACTLGRLGRLEDACRMAQEAADARARVLGADHPDTLVSRCEVAYAQGQSGHWQEALGIYREVAGIRARVLGADHPDTLAARYETALSLGRLGRSTDALRLYRELIVDRTRVQGPAHSDTLRARHGLGVNLGRLGRWEDALAEARDVCLLREQTLGPAHPDTLVSRREVAVALGWLGRWAEALIEYRRVTATREQILGPDHPDTLAGRSDEAHCLERLGRGTEAGELYRRVAVDRRRAASDGA from the coding sequence CCGGGTGCGCGCCATGGGGTCCCGACCACCCCGACACCCTGCGCTGCCGCCACAACCTCGCCTGCACCCTCGGCAGGCTCGGCCGCCTGGAGGACGCCTGCCGCATGGCCCAGGAGGCGGCTGACGCCCGAGCCCGGGTGCTCGGCGCCGACCACCCCGACACCCTGGTCTCGCGCTGCGAAGTCGCCTATGCCCAGGGTCAGTCGGGCCACTGGCAGGAGGCGCTCGGCATCTACCGTGAAGTCGCCGGGATCCGGGCACGCGTGCTCGGCGCCGACCATCCCGACACCCTCGCCGCCCGCTACGAGACCGCCCTCAGCCTCGGCCGCCTCGGCCGCAGCACGGACGCCCTGCGCCTGTACCGGGAGCTGATCGTGGACCGCACCCGCGTACAGGGTCCCGCCCATTCCGACACGCTCCGGGCCCGGCACGGCCTCGGGGTCAACCTCGGCCGTCTGGGCCGGTGGGAGGACGCCCTGGCCGAGGCTCGGGACGTCTGCCTGCTCCGCGAGCAGACCCTCGGGCCCGCCCACCCGGACACGCTCGTCAGCCGCCGCGAGGTCGCGGTCGCCCTGGGCTGGCTGGGCCGCTGGGCGGAGGCCCTCATCGAGTACCGGCGGGTCACCGCCACCCGCGAGCAGATCCTCGGCCCGGACCACCCCGACACGCTCGCCGGCCGCAGCGACGAGGCCCACTGCCTGGAGCGGCTCGGCCGGGGCACCGAGGCCGGCGAGCTGTACCGCAGGGTCGCGGTGGACCGCCGGCGCGCCGCGTCCGACGGCGCCTGA
- a CDS encoding oxygenase MpaB family protein, producing MGDPGLFTPNSVTWQMHGDPMMWVAGVRALYLQALHPRAVRGVLQNSDFRRDAWGRLLRTADFVGTTTYGTSEAAERAGARVRKIHSMLTATDPDTGERYGVGEPGLLLWVHCAEIDSYLHVLRRSGFPLTDAQADRYIAEHRVSARLVGLDPEAVPASRAQLAAYFEKVRPELTAGREARVVDDFLLRPPTHLLLIPAREVLWRRVAQLAYAALPPYAHELYGRPAPAPAVVTRRLRATGALLRRVPARVRWQLPPKHILRAMARLGPQARPAPYKVGR from the coding sequence ATGGGCGACCCCGGGCTCTTCACGCCGAACTCCGTGACCTGGCAGATGCACGGCGACCCGATGATGTGGGTCGCCGGTGTCCGCGCGCTCTACCTCCAGGCCCTGCACCCGCGGGCGGTCCGGGGTGTTCTGCAGAACTCCGACTTCCGGCGCGACGCCTGGGGGCGGCTCCTGCGGACGGCCGACTTCGTCGGTACGACGACGTACGGCACCAGCGAGGCCGCCGAGCGGGCCGGTGCCCGTGTGCGCAAGATCCACAGCATGCTGACGGCGACCGACCCGGACACGGGTGAGCGGTACGGCGTCGGTGAACCCGGGCTGCTGCTGTGGGTGCACTGCGCGGAGATCGACTCCTATCTGCATGTGCTGCGCCGCTCCGGATTCCCGCTCACCGACGCCCAGGCCGACCGGTACATCGCCGAACACCGGGTCAGCGCACGCCTGGTGGGCCTCGACCCGGAGGCCGTACCGGCGAGCCGGGCGCAACTCGCCGCGTATTTCGAGAAAGTGCGGCCGGAGCTGACAGCGGGACGCGAGGCGCGCGTCGTCGACGACTTCCTGCTCCGTCCGCCGACGCATCTGCTCCTCATACCGGCGCGCGAGGTGCTGTGGCGGCGCGTGGCGCAGTTGGCGTACGCCGCTCTGCCTCCGTACGCCCATGAGCTGTACGGCAGACCGGCCCCCGCACCCGCCGTCGTCACCCGTCGGCTGCGGGCCACGGGCGCCCTTCTGCGCCGCGTTCCCGCACGTGTGCGCTGGCAGCTGCCGCCCAAACACATCCTGCGGGCCATGGCGAGGCTCGGCCCGCAGGCGCGTCCGGCACCGTACAAAGTCGGACGATAG